The following proteins are encoded in a genomic region of Pan troglodytes isolate AG18354 chromosome 2, NHGRI_mPanTro3-v2.0_pri, whole genome shotgun sequence:
- the LMOD3 gene encoding leiomodin-3 — MSEHSRNSDQEELLDEEINEDEILANLSAEELKELQSEMEVMAPDPSLPVGMIQKDQTDKPPTGNFNHKSLVDYMYWEKASRRMLEDERVPVTFVKSEEKTQEEHEEIDKRNKNMAQYLKEKLNNEIVANKRESKGSSNIQETDEEDEEEEDDDDDDEGEDDGEESEETNREEEGKAKEQIRNCENNCQQVTDKAFKEQRDRPEAQEQSEKKISKLDPKKLALDTSFLKVSARPSGNQTDLDGSLRRVRKNDPDMKELNLNNIENIPKEMLLDFVNAMKKNKHIKTFSLANVGADENVAFALANMLRENRSITTLNIESNFITGKGIVAIMRCLQFNETLTELRFHNQRHMLGHHAEMEIARLLKANNTLLKMGYHFELPGPRMVVTNLLTRNQDKQRQKRQEEQKQQQLKEQKKLIAMLENGLGLPPGMWELLGGPMPDSRMQEFFQPPPPRPPNPQNVPFSQRSEMMKKPSQAPKYRTDPDSFRVVKLKRIQRKSRMPEAREPPEKTNLKDVIKTLKPVPRNRPPPLVEITPRDQLLNDIRHSNVAYLKPVQLPKELA; from the exons atgtcgGAGCACAGCAGAAATTCAGATCAAGAAGAACTTCTCGATGAGGAGATTAATGAAGATGAAATCCTGGCCAACTTGTCTGCTGAAGAACTGAAAGAACTGCAGTCGGAAATGGAAGTCATGGCCCCTGACCCCAGCCTTCCCGTGGGAATGATTCAGAAAGATCAAACTGACAAGCCACCCACAGGAAACTTCAATCATAAATCTCTTGTTGATTATATGTATTGGGAAAAGGCATCCAGGCGCATGTTGGAAGACGAACGAGTTCCTGTCACCTTTGTGAAATCCGAG GAAAAGACTCAAGAAGAGCATGAAGAAATAGACAAACGTAATAAAAATATGGCCcagtatttaaaagaaaagctcAATAATGAAATAGTTGCAAATAAAAGAGAATCAAAGGGCAGCAGCAATATCCAAGAAACagatgaagaagatgaagaagaagaagatgatgatgatgacgacgaAGGAGAAGATGATGGTGAAGAGAGTGAAGAAACGAACAGAGAAGAGGAAGGCAAAGCAAAGGAACAAATTAGAAATTGTGAGAACAACTGCCAGCAGGTAACTGACAAAGCATTCAAAGAACAGAGAGACAGACCAGAGGCCCAAGaacaaagtgagaaaaaaatatcaaaattagatCCTAAGAAGTTAGCTCTAGACACCAGCTTTTTGAAGGTAAGTGCAAGGCCTTCAGGAAACCAGACAGACCTGGATGGGAGCTTGAGGAGAGTTAGGAAAAATGATCCTGACATGAAGGAACTCAACCTGAACAACATTGAAAACATCCCCAAAGAAATGTTACTGGACTTTGTCAatgcaatgaagaaaaacaagcaCATCAAAACATTCAGTTTAGCCAATGTGGGTGCAGATGAGAATGTAGCATTTGCCTTGGCTAACATGTTGCGTGAAAATAGAAGCATCACCACTCTCAACATCGAGTCCAATTTCATCACAGGTAAAGGGATTGTGGCCATCATGAGGTGTCTCCAGTTTAATGAGACGCTAACTGAGCTTCGGTTTCACAATCAGAGGCACATGTTGGGTCACCATGCTGAAATGGAAATAGCCAGGCTTTTGAAGGCAAACAACACTCTCCTGAAGATGGGCTACCATTTTGAGCTTCCGGGTCCCAGAATGGTGGTCACTAATCTGCTCACCAGGAATCAGGATAAACAAAGGCAGAAACGACAGGAAGAGCAAAAACAGCAGCAACTCAAGGAACAGAAGAAGCTGATAGCCATGTTAGAGAATGGGTTGGGGCTGCCCCCTGGGATGTGGGAGCTGTTGGGAGGACCCATGCCAGATTCCAGAATGCAGGAATTCTTCCAGCCaccgccacctcggcctcccaacccCCAAAATGTCCCCTTTAGTCAACGCAGTGAAATGATGAAAAAGCCATCGCAGGCCCCGAAGTACAGGACAGACCCTGACTCCTTCCGGGTGGTGAAGCTGAAGAGAATCCAGCGCAAATCTCGGATGCCGGAAGCCAGAGAACCACCCGAGAAAACCAACCTCAAAGATGTCATCAAAACGCTCAAGCCAGTGCCGAGAAACAGGCCACCCCCATTGGTGGAAATCACTCCCAGAGATCAGCTGCTAAACGACATTCGTCACAGCAATGTCGCCTATCTTAAACCT